In the Pseudonocardia cypriaca genome, one interval contains:
- a CDS encoding helix-turn-helix domain-containing protein encodes MNASETHSRGNLMIVVPDDAESGSIDQAALDRAGGRTPKGPTGPTVLRIGLGGALRRRREAAGVTRERAGEAIRASPAKISRLELGRVGFKERDVADLLTCYGVRDPAERAQFLDLARQANTPGWWHRYADLLPSWFETYLGLEQAASVIRNYELQFVPGLLQTRDYARAVTMLGHTDPVEVERRVELRMQRQALLTGPHPPTLWAVVDEAALRRSLMGREQSRAQLTHLIEMNELPNISLQVAPFSYGGHAAAGGPFAILRFAEPDLPDIVYLEQLTSALYLDKRADVEHYAAVMDRLCAQVEQPDRTEEILTRIRSEI; translated from the coding sequence GTGAACGCGAGCGAGACACACTCCCGGGGGAACCTGATGATCGTCGTGCCCGACGACGCGGAATCCGGGTCGATCGACCAGGCCGCTCTCGACCGTGCCGGCGGTCGCACTCCCAAGGGACCGACAGGCCCCACCGTGCTCCGCATCGGACTCGGTGGGGCACTGCGTCGCAGACGTGAGGCCGCGGGCGTCACCCGCGAGCGCGCGGGTGAGGCCATCCGCGCCTCGCCCGCCAAGATCAGCCGTCTCGAGCTGGGGCGCGTCGGGTTCAAGGAACGCGACGTCGCCGACCTGCTCACCTGCTACGGGGTGCGTGACCCCGCCGAGCGGGCGCAGTTCCTCGACCTCGCCAGGCAGGCCAACACCCCCGGCTGGTGGCACCGCTACGCCGACCTGCTGCCCAGCTGGTTCGAGACCTACCTGGGCCTCGAGCAGGCCGCGTCGGTGATCCGGAACTACGAGCTCCAGTTCGTACCCGGGCTGCTGCAGACCCGCGACTACGCCCGTGCCGTCACGATGCTCGGCCACACCGACCCGGTGGAGGTCGAGCGCCGCGTCGAGCTGCGGATGCAGCGCCAGGCGCTGCTCACCGGCCCCCACCCGCCCACGCTGTGGGCGGTGGTCGACGAGGCGGCGCTGCGGCGCTCGCTGATGGGCCGCGAGCAGAGCCGGGCCCAGCTCACGCATCTGATCGAGATGAACGAGCTGCCCAACATCTCGCTGCAGGTGGCCCCGTTCTCCTACGGCGGCCACGCCGCGGCGGGCGGGCCGTTCGCGATCCTGCGCTTCGCCGAGCCGGACCTGCCCGACATCGTCTACCTCGAGCAGCTCACCAGCGCGCTCTACCTGGACAAACGCGCCGACGTGGAGCATTACGCTGCCGTGATGGACCGGCTCTGCGCGCAGGTGGAGCAGCCGGACCGCACGGAGGAGATCCTCACCCGGATCCGCTCCGAGATCTAG
- a CDS encoding pseudouridine synthase, giving the protein MRRKLKSPLPQRHGLDPVRLRTPADTPDGPRWATMRDHLVERLPRVDPARIDAMLREERIVDRSGPIAPDAPFVPEEFLWFHRDLPDEAPVPFEIGIVHRDDDLVVVDKPHFLATIPRGSHILETALVRLRLELDLPALSPAHRLDRPTAGLLMFVVHRERRGAYQTLFRDRRVRKTYEAVARHDPALTLPRTVESRIVKERGIIRAYEEPGPVNAVTHVELMAHRDGLARYRLTPETGRTHQLRVHMNRLGVPILGDDFYPELTEKPLDDFRRPLQLLASELEFRDPFSGTMRRFTTRLELRAWTSYEQWASQHHASPGTRTEGRT; this is encoded by the coding sequence ATCAGACGCAAGTTGAAGTCGCCGCTTCCGCAGCGGCACGGGCTCGACCCGGTGCGCCTGCGGACGCCGGCGGACACCCCCGACGGCCCGCGGTGGGCCACCATGCGTGACCACCTGGTCGAGCGGCTCCCCCGGGTCGACCCCGCGCGGATCGACGCCATGCTCCGGGAGGAGCGCATCGTCGACCGCAGTGGACCGATCGCGCCGGACGCGCCGTTCGTGCCGGAAGAGTTCCTGTGGTTCCACCGGGACCTCCCCGACGAGGCACCGGTCCCGTTCGAGATCGGGATCGTGCACCGCGACGACGACCTGGTCGTCGTCGACAAACCGCACTTCCTCGCCACGATCCCGCGCGGGAGCCACATCCTCGAGACCGCGCTCGTGCGCCTGCGCCTCGAGCTGGACCTGCCGGCGCTCTCGCCCGCCCACCGCCTCGACCGTCCCACCGCGGGCCTGCTCATGTTCGTGGTGCACCGGGAGCGGCGCGGTGCCTACCAGACGCTGTTCCGCGACCGGCGGGTCCGCAAGACCTACGAGGCCGTCGCGCGCCACGACCCGGCTCTCACCCTGCCCCGCACCGTGGAGAGCCGGATCGTGAAGGAACGCGGGATCATCCGGGCGTACGAGGAGCCGGGCCCGGTCAACGCGGTCACGCACGTCGAGCTGATGGCCCACCGGGACGGGCTCGCCCGCTACCGGCTCACCCCCGAGACCGGCCGCACCCACCAGCTGCGCGTGCACATGAACCGGCTCGGCGTCCCCATCCTGGGCGACGACTTCTACCCCGAGCTCACCGAGAAGCCGCTCGACGACTTCCGGCGTCCCCTGCAGCTGCTCGCGTCCGAGCTGGAGTTCCGCGACCCGTTCAGCGGCACGATGCGCCGGTTCACCACCCGCCTCGAGCTGCGAGCATGGACCTCCTACGAGCAGTGGGCATCGCAGCATCACGCATCACCTGGAACGAGAACGGAAGGACGTACGTGA
- a CDS encoding GH1 family beta-glucosidase, producing MTATRASTATGAIQFPQGFLWGSATASYQIEGAVAEGGRTPSIWDTFSHTPGRVDRGDTGDVAVDHYHRFREDVALMAELGLTSYRFSVAWPRITPQVTPDELGPVNAEGIAFYSDLVDELLAHGISPSITLYHWDLPQALEDAGGWTERRTAERFAEYAEAVAAALGDRVPLFITLNEPWCSAYLGYASGVHAPGRTDGAAALAAVHHLNLAHGLATVAIRRAAPAARVALTLNLAWVRPERPDAPLDVDAARRVDGLQNRVFLDPVLQGRYPADVQADTAGVTDWSFVQDGDLDVISARIDALGVNYYTPTWVRHWTRERPKENADGHGDGAATPWIACDDVEFPLQHGPKTDMGWSIDPRGLTELLLRVAAEAPGLELLVTENGAAFPDEVGPDGRIADTDRIEYLRGHLAAVHAAIEAGAPVTGYYVWSLLDNFEWAWGYAKRFGIVHVDYETQVRTPKDSAHFYAEVIRHNGLPG from the coding sequence GTGACCGCCACCCGGGCCAGCACCGCCACCGGCGCAATCCAGTTCCCGCAGGGGTTCCTGTGGGGCTCCGCAACCGCCTCCTACCAGATCGAGGGGGCTGTCGCGGAGGGCGGGCGCACGCCGTCGATCTGGGACACCTTCTCGCACACCCCGGGACGCGTCGACCGCGGTGACACCGGGGACGTCGCCGTCGACCACTACCACCGGTTCCGCGAGGACGTCGCCCTGATGGCCGAGCTGGGGCTCACCTCGTACCGGTTCTCCGTCGCGTGGCCCCGGATCACGCCCCAGGTCACCCCCGACGAGCTCGGCCCCGTCAACGCGGAGGGCATCGCCTTCTACTCCGACCTGGTCGACGAGCTGCTCGCACACGGGATCAGCCCGTCGATCACGCTCTACCACTGGGACCTCCCACAGGCGCTCGAGGACGCGGGCGGCTGGACGGAGCGGCGCACCGCAGAGCGGTTCGCGGAGTACGCGGAAGCGGTGGCCGCGGCCCTCGGTGACCGGGTGCCGCTCTTCATCACGCTCAACGAGCCGTGGTGCAGCGCGTACCTCGGCTACGCCAGCGGCGTGCACGCCCCTGGCCGCACCGACGGCGCGGCCGCGCTCGCCGCCGTCCACCACCTCAACCTGGCCCACGGGCTCGCGACGGTGGCGATCCGCCGCGCCGCGCCCGCCGCCCGCGTCGCGCTCACGCTGAACCTCGCCTGGGTGCGGCCCGAGCGCCCGGACGCACCGCTCGACGTCGATGCGGCCCGCCGCGTCGACGGGTTGCAGAACCGCGTGTTCCTCGACCCGGTGCTGCAGGGGCGCTACCCGGCGGACGTCCAGGCCGACACCGCGGGCGTGACCGACTGGTCGTTCGTGCAGGACGGCGACCTCGACGTCATCTCGGCCCGCATCGACGCACTCGGCGTCAACTACTACACGCCCACGTGGGTTCGGCACTGGACGCGGGAGCGCCCCAAGGAGAACGCCGACGGCCACGGCGACGGCGCAGCCACCCCGTGGATCGCGTGCGACGACGTCGAGTTCCCGCTCCAGCACGGCCCGAAGACCGACATGGGGTGGAGCATCGACCCGCGCGGGCTCACCGAGCTGCTCCTCCGGGTGGCAGCGGAGGCCCCGGGCCTCGAGCTGCTGGTCACCGAGAACGGCGCGGCGTTCCCGGACGAGGTCGGGCCCGACGGGCGGATCGCCGACACCGACCGCATCGAGTACCTGCGCGGCCACCTCGCCGCCGTGCACGCCGCGATCGAGGCGGGCGCCCCGGTCACCGGGTACTACGTGTGGTCCCTCCTCGACAACTTCGAGTGGGCATGGGGCTACGCCAAGCGGTTCGGGATCGTCCACGTCGACTACGAGACGCAGGTCCGAACGCCCAAGGACAGCGCCCATTTCTACGCCGAGGTGATTCGACACAACGGGCTACCGGGCTGA